One region of Xylanibacillus composti genomic DNA includes:
- a CDS encoding peptide chain release factor 3, whose translation MTTKLDQELSQEVSRRRTFAIISHPDAGKTTLTEKLLLYGGAIREAGSVKSRKAAKFATSDWMEIEKQRGISVTSSVLQFDYKGHRINILDTPGHQDFSEDTYRTLTAADSAVMIIDSAKGVEAQTKKLFQVCSARGIPIFTFINKLDREGRDPFELLEEIEQVLGIRSHPMNWPIGMGRSLCGIYDRHKTQVELFDEDDHDRIDLRPVSGYDDEVIMKMAGESQFKQLGEEMELLDVAGDPFDMEKVAKGELTPVFFGSAINNFGVQTFLENFLTLAPAPTPRKSDKGDVTPTDSNFSGYVFKIQANMNPAHRDRIAFLRIVSGKFDRGMSVRHVRVGKDIKLSQPQQFLAQDRDIVQSAYPGDIVGLFDPGIFRIGDTLSGKGEFRFDELPTFSPELFSKVTVKNALKHKQYQKGLDQLAEEGTIQVFTSVGFEDIILGVVGQLQFEVFDYRMKHEYGVDIQMSRMNYQFARWIVGERIDPGKFRINSLLVKDSHGQYVALFENEYAMRTAMEKMPEIQFFATAP comes from the coding sequence ATGACAACGAAGCTGGATCAGGAATTATCCCAAGAGGTAAGCAGGCGGCGGACGTTCGCCATTATCTCTCACCCGGATGCGGGGAAAACAACCCTCACGGAGAAGCTTCTGCTGTATGGCGGAGCAATCCGGGAGGCTGGGTCGGTCAAGAGCCGCAAGGCCGCCAAATTTGCAACATCCGACTGGATGGAAATTGAGAAACAGCGCGGCATCTCTGTTACATCGAGCGTGCTGCAGTTCGACTATAAGGGGCATCGCATCAATATTCTGGATACGCCTGGTCACCAGGATTTCAGTGAAGATACGTATCGCACCTTAACCGCGGCGGACAGCGCGGTCATGATTATTGATTCGGCCAAAGGCGTGGAGGCGCAGACGAAAAAGCTGTTTCAAGTGTGCAGCGCCCGGGGCATTCCCATCTTCACCTTCATCAACAAGCTGGACCGGGAAGGACGTGATCCGTTCGAGCTGCTGGAGGAAATCGAGCAGGTGCTTGGCATACGCTCCCACCCTATGAATTGGCCGATAGGCATGGGTCGTTCGCTCTGCGGCATTTATGACCGGCATAAGACGCAGGTGGAATTGTTCGACGAGGACGATCATGACAGGATCGATTTGCGGCCGGTCAGCGGTTACGATGACGAAGTGATTATGAAGATGGCGGGCGAGTCGCAATTCAAGCAGCTCGGGGAAGAGATGGAGCTGCTCGATGTTGCGGGCGACCCGTTCGATATGGAGAAGGTGGCGAAGGGAGAGCTCACACCAGTGTTCTTCGGCAGCGCCATCAATAATTTCGGGGTTCAGACCTTCCTGGAAAACTTCCTGACGCTGGCTCCCGCTCCCACTCCGAGAAAAAGCGACAAGGGTGATGTGACGCCAACGGACAGCAATTTCTCCGGCTATGTGTTCAAGATTCAGGCGAATATGAATCCTGCACACCGTGATCGGATTGCGTTCCTGCGGATTGTTTCCGGGAAATTCGACCGCGGGATGTCGGTCCGCCATGTGCGCGTTGGCAAGGATATCAAGCTTTCCCAGCCGCAGCAATTTCTTGCGCAGGATCGGGACATCGTGCAATCGGCCTATCCCGGCGATATTGTAGGGCTATTCGACCCCGGCATTTTTCGGATTGGCGACACGCTGTCGGGCAAGGGTGAATTTCGCTTTGACGAGCTGCCAACCTTTTCGCCGGAATTGTTCAGCAAGGTTACGGTGAAGAATGCCCTGAAGCACAAGCAGTACCAGAAGGGACTCGACCAGCTGGCTGAGGAAGGGACCATTCAGGTGTTCACCTCGGTGGGCTTCGAGGATATCATTCTCGGTGTTGTGGGCCAGCTGCAGTTCGAGGTATTCGATTATCGCATGAAGCACGAATACGGTGTGGATATTCAAATGAGCCGCATGAACTACCAATTTGCCAGATGGATTGTCGGCGAGCGGATTGACCCCGGGAAATTCCGCATTAATTCCTTGTTGGTGAAGGACAGCCACGGTCAATATGTAGCCCTGTTCGAGAATGAATATGCGATGCGCACCGCCATGGAAAAGATGCCGGAAATTCAGTTTTTCGCAACCGCTCCGTAG